A single window of Collinsella aerofaciens DNA harbors:
- a CDS encoding IS3 family transposase, with protein MTRPGREGRALTRAKAEAVAALRAEGHALGHLLACAELKRSTYYYALAHPPRPTRAELWEAAAEIFSRTANGCGHRQIAMCLRAEEGAVIANKTVLKMMREMGIRCGIRRETAYHRYNSYKGVVGRTFENVIARDFDAGAPWQKLGTDVTEFKVAGGKAYWAPTLDFCTKEIVASDISTTPDMAQQARMLDELLSKIPEGAAPTMHSDRGWQYQHASYTSRLEAAGIVQSMSRKANCIDNAATEQLFGHVKDEFYRGREWKTFEDFKRDLEEYIVHWNTSRRQVRLKGLTPEEYRNQALAA; from the coding sequence ATTACGCGCCCTGGTCGAGAGGGACGGGCTCTGACCAGGGCGAAGGCCGAAGCGGTCGCGGCCCTGCGCGCCGAGGGGCACGCGCTCGGGCACCTGCTCGCATGCGCCGAGCTCAAGCGGTCGACCTACTACTACGCCCTCGCGCACCCGCCGAGGCCCACGCGCGCCGAGCTCTGGGAGGCGGCCGCCGAGATCTTCTCGCGCACCGCCAACGGCTGCGGGCACCGGCAGATAGCGATGTGCCTCAGGGCGGAAGAGGGGGCCGTGATAGCCAACAAGACCGTGCTCAAGATGATGCGCGAGATGGGGATTCGCTGCGGCATCAGACGCGAGACGGCCTACCACAGGTACAACTCGTACAAGGGCGTCGTCGGCAGAACGTTCGAGAACGTGATCGCGAGGGATTTCGACGCCGGGGCCCCGTGGCAGAAGCTGGGGACGGACGTCACCGAGTTCAAGGTGGCTGGCGGTAAGGCCTACTGGGCCCCGACGCTGGACTTCTGCACCAAGGAAATCGTGGCGAGCGACATATCGACCACGCCCGACATGGCCCAGCAGGCGAGGATGCTCGACGAGCTGCTGTCCAAGATCCCCGAGGGCGCCGCCCCGACCATGCACTCGGACCGGGGCTGGCAGTACCAGCACGCCTCATACACATCCAGGCTCGAGGCCGCCGGTATCGTCCAGAGCATGTCCAGGAAGGCGAACTGCATCGACAATGCCGCCACCGAGCAGCTCTTCGGCCACGTCAAGGACGAGTTCTACAGGGGCCGCGAGTGGAAGACGTTCGAGGATTTCAAACGCGACCTGGAGGAATACATAGTCCACTGGAACACGAGCCGGAGGCAGGTAAGATTGAAGGGCCTGACCCCGGAGGAGTACCGGAATCAGGCCCTTGCGGCCTAG
- a CDS encoding glycerol dehydrogenase: MAAIFNSPSKYIQGPDELAKLGSYVEPLGAKALVIVTPSGKKRVGAKIEGGFTEAKAELLFEDFNGECSKGEVDRLVALARDNGCDIIVGVGGGKILDTAKAVAYYLESPVIICPTIASTDAPCSALSVLYTDDGQFDKYLFLKANPNIVLMDTTVIAASPVRLTVSGMGDALATYFEAQATHDADGGTCAGGKGGMAGLALAKLCYETLMADGVKAKVALEKGALTPAVEHIIEANTLLSGIGFESSGLAAAHAIHNGLTMLPECHSMYHGEKVAFGTIVQLVLEDAPTEKLEEVLGFCIELGLPVTMKELGVAELTREQAMIVAEAACAPDDTMCNMPFEVTPEMVANAILGADALGHYYLMDE, translated from the coding sequence ATGGCTGCAATTTTCAATAGCCCCAGCAAGTACATCCAGGGTCCGGACGAGCTCGCCAAGCTCGGCTCTTACGTTGAGCCGCTCGGCGCTAAGGCCCTCGTCATCGTGACGCCTTCGGGCAAGAAGCGCGTCGGTGCCAAGATCGAGGGCGGTTTTACCGAGGCTAAGGCCGAGCTGCTGTTTGAGGACTTTAACGGCGAGTGCTCCAAGGGCGAGGTCGATCGCCTGGTTGCGCTCGCTCGCGACAACGGTTGCGACATCATCGTCGGCGTCGGTGGCGGCAAGATCCTCGACACCGCGAAGGCCGTCGCCTATTACCTGGAGTCCCCGGTTATCATTTGCCCCACCATTGCTTCGACCGATGCCCCGTGTTCGGCGCTTTCGGTGCTCTATACCGATGACGGCCAGTTCGACAAATACCTCTTCCTTAAGGCAAACCCCAATATCGTCCTTATGGATACGACGGTTATCGCGGCGAGCCCGGTGCGCCTGACGGTTTCCGGTATGGGCGATGCGCTCGCAACCTATTTCGAGGCTCAGGCGACGCACGATGCCGACGGCGGCACCTGCGCCGGCGGCAAGGGCGGAATGGCCGGTCTGGCGCTCGCCAAGCTCTGCTACGAGACGCTTATGGCCGATGGCGTCAAGGCCAAGGTCGCGCTGGAGAAGGGCGCGCTCACGCCTGCCGTCGAGCACATCATTGAGGCCAATACGCTGCTTTCGGGCATTGGCTTTGAGAGCTCGGGTCTCGCTGCGGCCCATGCCATCCATAATGGCTTGACGATGCTGCCCGAGTGCCACAGCATGTATCACGGCGAGAAGGTCGCCTTCGGCACCATCGTCCAGCTGGTACTCGAGGATGCCCCGACTGAGAAACTCGAGGAAGTCTTGGGCTTCTGCATTGAGCTGGGTCTGCCGGTCACGATGAAGGAACTTGGCGTTGCTGAGCTTACGCGCGAGCAAGCCATGATTGTTGCCGAGGCCGCCTGCGCGCCCGATGACACCATGTGCAATATGCCGTTTGAGGTGACGCCCGAGATGGTCGCCAACGCCATCCTGGGTGCCGACGCACTGGGCCACTACTATCTCATGGATGAGTAA
- a CDS encoding iron-containing alcohol dehydrogenase — MALPMVYGGPGRYVQGPGELSRQGRYLSWLGCAAYVLFDQGTEDRLCRQIVDGFLDEDLSEPFFKIYDGPCTEEAVVEMAKEAQAEYCDMVVGIGGGKMLDIAKAVAFYAELPLCVCPTAASMDGPCSVISDGDLQGVANAVFRNERNMANEQAKVTKQKLVQLMCEA, encoded by the coding sequence ATGGCGCTTCCTATGGTTTACGGCGGTCCCGGCCGGTATGTTCAGGGGCCGGGCGAACTGTCGCGTCAAGGCAGGTATTTGTCATGGTTGGGCTGCGCTGCCTATGTCTTGTTTGACCAGGGCACCGAGGATCGGCTGTGCAGGCAGATCGTCGATGGATTTCTGGACGAAGATCTAAGCGAGCCGTTCTTTAAGATTTATGACGGTCCGTGTACGGAAGAGGCCGTTGTCGAAATGGCTAAGGAAGCCCAGGCCGAGTATTGCGACATGGTGGTGGGTATTGGCGGCGGCAAGATGCTCGATATCGCCAAGGCCGTTGCGTTTTATGCCGAGTTGCCGTTGTGCGTATGCCCCACGGCGGCGTCGATGGACGGTCCGTGCAGCGTGATTTCCGATGGCGATCTGCAGGGTGTTGCAAATGCGGTCTTTAGAAACGAGCGCAATATGGCCAACGAGCAGGCCAAGGTGACCAAACAAAAACTCGTGCAGCTCATGTGCGAGGCATAG
- a CDS encoding MurT ligase domain-containing protein — MNLRSSLACTSSDIARWGLRFVLKRQGGVLPGRIAMKIDPELLSDLAGLVDRSVVITGTNGKTTTSNLIADAVAASGATVVCNRAGNNMEPGVVGALLEARSGLKRAGGGKRVGVFECDELYTVRVLPKLKPTYFVLLNLFRDQLDRYGEIDHTQEVIAHALELSPTTTLIYNADDPLCASIAARVPNASIAFGIDGATDTESDRISDSRFCSQCNAPLEYDYVQYGQLGAYHCPSCGWARPALVRRVTGVELGCDGYGFDLVFGSAPDAAAVHIATRYNGLYMVYNVAAAFFAAHELGVDTARLQPTLDAYVPAGGRMGRWNIAGRTVEANLAKNPVGFDRQIQSIKTAGGRLCAFFLNDNDADGHDVSWIYDVDFERIADTPGLVAFAGGTRAHDMQVRLKYAGIDAAIISNIEQAIGAVADEEAGDTFYAVANYTAFPPLVKELDGLKDDDASSVASCAVTRADGSAVPTDIAPVELSRPLRIVYLYPDALNLYGDGGNVIALERRCAWRGIPVRVDEVRMGESLDLTDADIVMMGGGSDRDQLAVAHELLAQKDKVAAYVEDGGSLLAICGSYQLLGRSYYMGEDRIEGLGIIAAETVRGSDRLIGNVAVKTDLAPEPFVGFENHGGRTLLDADATPLGTSVVTGTGNNGDDGFEGLIYKGVIGTYLHGPALPKNPELADWLITHALERRGDAQATALLPLKPLDDTYERAAHDAAMKLLP, encoded by the coding sequence ATGAACCTCCGCTCATCTCTTGCCTGCACCTCGAGCGATATCGCCCGTTGGGGGCTGCGCTTCGTCCTTAAGCGCCAGGGCGGCGTACTCCCCGGCCGCATCGCCATGAAGATCGACCCCGAGCTGCTGAGCGACCTCGCTGGCCTTGTCGACCGCAGCGTGGTGATCACCGGTACTAATGGCAAGACCACCACCTCCAACCTCATCGCCGACGCCGTTGCCGCCAGCGGCGCCACCGTGGTATGCAACCGCGCCGGCAACAACATGGAGCCGGGCGTGGTGGGCGCACTGCTCGAAGCGCGCAGCGGCCTCAAGCGAGCCGGCGGCGGCAAGCGCGTGGGCGTTTTTGAATGCGATGAGCTCTACACCGTGCGCGTCCTGCCCAAGCTCAAGCCGACGTACTTCGTGCTGCTCAACCTGTTCCGCGACCAGCTGGATCGCTATGGCGAGATCGATCACACCCAGGAGGTCATCGCCCATGCGTTGGAGCTCTCGCCGACAACAACGCTTATCTACAACGCCGACGACCCGCTGTGCGCCTCGATTGCCGCGCGCGTTCCCAACGCGAGTATTGCCTTTGGCATCGACGGCGCCACCGACACCGAGTCCGACCGTATTAGCGACTCGCGCTTTTGCTCGCAGTGCAACGCCCCGTTGGAGTACGACTATGTGCAGTATGGTCAACTCGGCGCCTACCATTGCCCCTCGTGCGGTTGGGCACGCCCCGCACTGGTCCGCCGTGTGACGGGCGTGGAGCTCGGCTGCGACGGCTACGGCTTTGACCTGGTCTTTGGATCTGCGCCCGACGCGGCTGCCGTACACATCGCCACGCGCTACAACGGCCTGTATATGGTCTACAACGTAGCCGCAGCCTTCTTCGCCGCCCACGAGCTGGGCGTGGACACCGCACGCCTGCAGCCCACGCTCGACGCCTACGTGCCAGCAGGTGGTCGCATGGGCCGTTGGAATATCGCCGGCCGAACCGTCGAGGCCAATCTGGCCAAAAATCCCGTAGGCTTCGATCGACAAATCCAGTCCATTAAAACAGCAGGTGGCAGGCTCTGCGCCTTTTTCCTGAACGACAACGACGCCGACGGCCACGATGTCTCGTGGATCTACGACGTCGACTTTGAGCGCATCGCCGACACGCCGGGTCTTGTCGCCTTTGCCGGCGGCACGCGCGCACACGACATGCAGGTGCGCCTGAAGTACGCCGGCATCGACGCCGCCATCATCTCGAATATCGAGCAGGCGATTGGCGCCGTGGCAGACGAGGAGGCTGGCGACACTTTCTACGCCGTCGCCAACTACACGGCCTTCCCGCCGCTGGTCAAGGAGCTCGACGGGCTTAAAGACGACGATGCAAGCTCGGTTGCCTCCTGCGCCGTAACACGCGCCGATGGGAGCGCTGTCCCCACCGATATTGCGCCGGTCGAGCTTTCGCGCCCGCTGCGCATCGTCTACCTTTATCCCGATGCCCTCAACCTCTATGGCGACGGCGGCAACGTCATCGCCCTCGAGCGCCGCTGCGCCTGGCGTGGCATTCCCGTGCGCGTGGACGAGGTCCGTATGGGCGAGTCGCTCGATCTCACCGACGCCGATATCGTCATGATGGGCGGCGGCTCCGATCGCGACCAGCTGGCCGTGGCGCACGAGCTGCTCGCTCAAAAAGACAAGGTCGCGGCCTATGTTGAAGATGGTGGCTCATTGCTTGCCATCTGTGGTAGCTACCAGCTGCTCGGCCGTTCATACTACATGGGTGAAGATCGCATTGAAGGCTTGGGCATCATCGCCGCCGAAACCGTGCGCGGTTCTGACCGCCTGATCGGCAACGTCGCCGTCAAGACCGACCTGGCGCCCGAGCCCTTTGTGGGATTCGAGAACCACGGCGGCCGCACTCTGCTCGACGCAGATGCCACGCCGCTTGGAACGTCCGTCGTCACGGGCACCGGCAACAACGGAGACGACGGCTTCGAGGGCCTCATCTACAAGGGCGTCATCGGCACGTACCTGCACGGACCGGCACTGCCCAAGAACCCCGAACTCGCCGACTGGCTCATTACCCACGCCCTCGAGCGCCGTGGCGACGCGCAGGCCACAGCCCTGCTGCCGCTCAAGCCCCTCGACGACACCTACGAGCGCGCCGCCCACGACGCCGCCATGAAGCTCCTCCCCTAG
- a CDS encoding iron-containing alcohol dehydrogenase, giving the protein MGRFTNPRDLYFGEGARHEVKNLKGKKAIIVSGGSSMRRGGFLQDVEADLKEGGFEVKLFEGVESDPSIETVMKGAEAMREFEPDWIIAIGGGSPIDAAKAMWVFYEYPEESFDNIIQPFSFPELRQKAHFCAISSTSGTATEVTAFSVITDYAKGIKYPLADFNITPDVAIVDPELTYTMPAKLCAHTGMDALTHCMEAYVSTCASMFTDANALHGIREIVEWLPKSYAGDHEARQHMHEAQCIAGIAFSSGLLGIVHSMAHKTGAAFENGHIIHGAANAMYLGKVIQWNSKDPRAAERYAYVAKEILHLPGETNEELIAALVQKIRDLNDQLNIPQSIKDYANGGVKVDAENPQMVSEEEFLAKLPEIAANAEQDACTPENPRETKAADFEKILKACYYDTDIDF; this is encoded by the coding sequence ATGGGACGTTTTACCAATCCTCGCGATCTGTACTTTGGTGAGGGCGCTCGCCACGAGGTGAAGAACCTCAAGGGCAAGAAGGCCATCATCGTTTCTGGCGGCAGCTCTATGCGTCGCGGCGGGTTCCTGCAGGACGTCGAGGCCGACCTCAAAGAGGGCGGCTTCGAGGTCAAGCTGTTCGAGGGCGTCGAGTCCGATCCGTCCATCGAGACGGTCATGAAGGGCGCCGAGGCCATGCGCGAGTTCGAGCCCGACTGGATTATCGCCATCGGCGGCGGCTCGCCCATCGATGCCGCTAAGGCCATGTGGGTCTTCTACGAGTATCCCGAGGAGTCCTTCGATAACATCATCCAGCCGTTCAGCTTCCCCGAGCTGCGTCAGAAGGCTCACTTCTGCGCCATCTCCTCTACCTCCGGTACCGCTACCGAGGTCACTGCCTTCTCCGTCATCACCGACTACGCCAAGGGCATCAAGTACCCGCTGGCCGACTTCAACATCACCCCTGATGTCGCCATCGTCGACCCCGAGCTCACCTACACCATGCCCGCCAAGCTGTGCGCTCACACCGGCATGGACGCTCTGACCCACTGCATGGAGGCCTACGTTTCCACCTGCGCCTCTATGTTCACCGATGCCAACGCTCTGCACGGCATCCGCGAGATCGTCGAGTGGCTGCCCAAGTCCTATGCTGGCGACCATGAGGCCCGTCAGCACATGCACGAGGCTCAGTGCATCGCCGGTATCGCCTTCTCCTCGGGCCTGCTCGGCATCGTTCACTCCATGGCTCACAAGACCGGTGCTGCCTTCGAGAACGGCCACATCATCCACGGTGCTGCTAACGCCATGTACCTGGGCAAGGTCATCCAGTGGAACTCCAAGGATCCCCGTGCTGCCGAGCGTTACGCTTACGTGGCCAAGGAGATCCTGCACCTTCCCGGCGAGACCAACGAGGAGCTCATCGCTGCACTCGTCCAGAAGATTCGCGACCTCAACGACCAGCTCAACATTCCGCAGTCCATCAAGGATTACGCGAATGGTGGCGTGAAGGTCGACGCCGAGAACCCGCAGATGGTTTCCGAGGAGGAGTTCCTCGCCAAGCTGCCCGAGATCGCCGCGAACGCCGAGCAGGACGCTTGCACGCCCGAGAACCCGCGTGAGACCAAGGCTGCCGACTTCGAGAAGATCCTCAAGGCCTGCTACTACGACACCGACATCGATTTCTAA
- a CDS encoding methylenetetrahydrofolate reductase, whose translation MRVDEVFKQAASQGTAPVSFEMFPPKGELTLDTAREVAGNLCKLSPSFVSVTCSAGGSGNGATTAPIAHMISSEFDTPSVAHLTCVGRTHADIAAKIDEYRTAGVENILALRGDLPAGATEDDKPASDYAYARDLIPELVDAGFCVGAAAYPEGHIACEDLNLSVEHLKQKQDAGASFFVTQLFFDNECFYRFRELADKVGITVPITAGIMPFMGKSQISRMVFMCGASLPSPVIKILAKYENDPESLQAAGVDYAARQLCDLKEHGADGLHLYTMNRPAIAATIMERLG comes from the coding sequence ATGCGCGTCGACGAGGTTTTTAAGCAGGCAGCATCCCAGGGCACCGCGCCCGTTTCGTTTGAGATGTTCCCGCCCAAGGGCGAGCTCACCCTCGACACGGCTCGCGAAGTGGCAGGCAATCTGTGCAAGCTTTCGCCGAGCTTTGTCTCGGTCACCTGCTCGGCCGGCGGCTCGGGCAACGGTGCCACCACCGCCCCCATCGCGCATATGATTTCGAGCGAATTCGACACGCCCTCGGTGGCACACCTCACCTGCGTGGGCCGCACCCACGCCGACATCGCCGCCAAGATCGACGAGTATCGCACCGCCGGCGTTGAAAACATTCTGGCCCTGCGTGGCGATCTCCCTGCCGGCGCGACCGAGGACGACAAGCCCGCCTCCGACTACGCCTACGCCCGCGACCTCATCCCCGAGCTCGTCGACGCCGGCTTTTGCGTGGGCGCCGCAGCCTACCCCGAGGGCCACATTGCCTGTGAGGATCTCAACCTCTCGGTCGAACACCTCAAGCAAAAACAGGACGCCGGCGCAAGCTTCTTTGTGACGCAGCTCTTCTTTGATAACGAGTGCTTCTACCGCTTCCGCGAGCTTGCCGACAAGGTCGGCATCACCGTGCCCATTACCGCGGGCATCATGCCGTTTATGGGCAAGTCCCAGATCAGCCGCATGGTCTTTATGTGCGGCGCGTCGCTGCCCTCCCCCGTCATCAAGATTCTCGCCAAGTACGAGAACGACCCCGAGAGCCTGCAGGCAGCCGGTGTAGATTATGCCGCCCGCCAACTTTGCGACCTCAAGGAGCACGGCGCCGACGGCCTGCACCTGTACACTATGAACCGTCCTGCGATCGCCGCGACCATTATGGAGCGCCTGGGGTAA
- a CDS encoding glutamine synthetase III, translating to MAELTDRFGTMVFSEEVMKDYLPKDIWKRLAATLEGGEPLDLDVANAVAHAMKVWAISKGATHYAHWFQPLSGITSEKHDSFLEPNHDGTAITKFTGKNLIQGEPDASSFPNGGLRATFEARGYTAWDPTSPAFIKDDVLCIPTAFCSYTGEALDKKTPLLRSMTALSRESKRVLALFGKTPKKVVPSVGDEQEYFLIKKDAYRKRKDLVITGRTLFGAAPCKGQELEEHYFGAIRPTVSAYMKDLDDELWALGIPAKTKHNEVAPCQHELAPVYGEVNEAIDQNLVMMEKMKLIASRHDLVCLLHEKPFEGINGSGKHNNWSLGTESENLLDPGDTPLDNLQFIVFLTAVIEAVDNYQELLRASVASAGNDHRLGANEAPPAIMSIFLGDQLTEVVEKIIDGKASVHATRGVLDLGADTLPKLMQDNTDRNRTSPFAFTGNKFEFRACGSEQNVSDSNLVLDAAVAKSLKSFADALEGTPEDEFQDAALEYCKKVLTDHQRILFSGDGYSDEWPVEAEKRGLANNKTTADALPAFVSDKAIALFEETGVLTKAEAQCRYDCKLEKYNKLMNIEATTMVREARRTYRPVITAYATKVAKGLETIRAAGAEAAMQCEQNTLNKLCNGITTINDSIKALDAVHQKAEALDNQEQANVYAHEVVPAMDALRAAVDAMEEIVAADYWPVPTYDDILFYV from the coding sequence ATGGCCGAACTTACTGACCGCTTCGGGACCATGGTGTTCTCTGAGGAAGTCATGAAGGACTACCTCCCCAAGGACATTTGGAAGCGCCTTGCTGCAACCCTCGAGGGCGGTGAGCCGCTCGACCTGGATGTGGCCAACGCCGTTGCCCATGCCATGAAGGTCTGGGCCATCTCCAAGGGCGCGACGCACTACGCGCACTGGTTCCAGCCGCTTTCGGGCATTACTTCCGAGAAGCACGACAGCTTCCTGGAGCCCAACCACGACGGCACCGCCATTACCAAGTTTACGGGCAAGAACCTCATCCAGGGCGAGCCCGATGCCTCCAGCTTCCCCAACGGCGGCCTGCGCGCCACCTTCGAGGCCCGTGGCTACACCGCTTGGGATCCCACTAGCCCCGCCTTTATCAAGGACGATGTCCTGTGCATCCCCACGGCTTTCTGCTCCTACACGGGCGAGGCCCTGGACAAGAAGACCCCGCTGCTGCGTTCCATGACCGCGCTCTCGCGTGAGTCTAAGCGCGTTTTGGCGCTGTTCGGTAAGACCCCCAAGAAGGTCGTTCCTTCCGTGGGCGACGAGCAGGAGTACTTCCTGATCAAGAAGGACGCCTACCGCAAGCGCAAGGACCTGGTCATTACCGGCCGCACCCTCTTTGGTGCTGCTCCATGCAAGGGTCAGGAGCTCGAGGAGCACTACTTTGGCGCTATCCGCCCCACCGTCTCGGCCTATATGAAGGACCTGGACGATGAGCTGTGGGCGCTTGGCATTCCCGCCAAGACCAAGCACAACGAGGTCGCTCCCTGCCAGCATGAGCTCGCCCCTGTCTATGGCGAGGTCAACGAGGCCATCGACCAGAATCTGGTCATGATGGAGAAGATGAAGCTCATCGCCTCCCGCCACGACTTGGTCTGCCTGCTGCACGAGAAGCCCTTTGAGGGCATCAATGGTTCGGGCAAGCACAACAACTGGTCGCTTGGCACCGAGTCCGAGAACCTGCTCGATCCGGGCGACACCCCGCTCGACAACCTGCAGTTCATCGTCTTCCTCACCGCGGTGATCGAGGCCGTCGATAACTATCAGGAGCTCCTGCGTGCCTCTGTTGCCTCGGCCGGCAACGATCATCGTCTGGGCGCCAATGAGGCTCCTCCGGCGATTATGTCCATCTTCCTGGGCGACCAGCTTACCGAGGTCGTCGAGAAGATCATCGATGGCAAGGCTTCTGTCCATGCCACGCGCGGCGTGCTCGACCTGGGCGCCGATACTCTGCCCAAACTGATGCAGGACAACACCGACCGCAACCGTACCTCCCCGTTCGCCTTCACCGGCAACAAGTTCGAGTTCCGTGCCTGCGGCTCCGAGCAGAACGTCTCCGACTCCAACCTGGTGCTCGATGCCGCCGTGGCCAAGTCGCTCAAGTCCTTCGCCGACGCGCTTGAGGGTACGCCCGAGGATGAGTTCCAGGACGCCGCGCTCGAGTACTGCAAGAAGGTCCTGACCGACCACCAGCGCATCCTCTTCTCCGGCGATGGCTACTCCGACGAGTGGCCCGTCGAGGCCGAGAAGCGCGGCCTTGCCAACAACAAGACCACGGCCGACGCCCTGCCCGCCTTTGTTTCCGATAAGGCCATTGCGCTCTTTGAGGAGACGGGTGTTCTGACCAAGGCCGAGGCCCAGTGCCGCTACGATTGCAAGCTCGAGAAGTACAACAAGCTCATGAACATCGAGGCCACCACGATGGTTCGCGAGGCGCGTCGTACCTATCGCCCGGTCATTACCGCCTATGCCACCAAGGTCGCTAAGGGCCTTGAGACTATTCGTGCCGCCGGTGCTGAGGCCGCCATGCAGTGCGAGCAGAACACGCTCAACAAGCTCTGCAACGGCATCACCACCATCAACGACTCCATCAAGGCGCTTGACGCCGTGCATCAGAAGGCTGAGGCCCTCGATAACCAGGAGCAGGCCAACGTGTACGCGCACGAGGTCGTTCCCGCTATGGATGCGCTGCGCGCCGCCGTGGATGCCATGGAGGAGATCGTGGCTGCCGACTACTGGCCGGTCCCGACTTACGACGACATCCTGTTCTACGTGTAG